From the unidentified bacterial endosymbiont genome, one window contains:
- a CDS encoding DUF2171 domain-containing protein yields the protein MVNKSEIKDHTQVVASCGTHVGVVDHLDGERIKLAKSDPESGGKHHYIPLSWVDKVEDNKVILTKNHEETFAGWEEA from the coding sequence ATGGTAAATAAAAGCGAGATTAAGGATCACACTCAGGTTGTCGCGAGCTGCGGTACTCACGTCGGCGTCGTCGATCATCTGGATGGCGAGCGTATCAAACTGGCGAAAAGCGATCCGGAATCCGGCGGTAAGCACCATTATATTCCTCTTAGCTGGGTCGATAAAGTCGAGGATAATAAAGTTATCCTGACTAAAAACCATGAAGAAACGTTTGCCGGGTGGGAAGAAGCGTAA
- a CDS encoding carboxymuconolactone decarboxylase family protein: MSTRVNHHKATPALAKALSDLSMAVAKTSIDPALKHLIDIRVSQLNGCTFCLDMHSKEAKIAGERELRLYHLAAWRESQLFSAREKAALAFSEALTQIGAHGVSDALYRSVAEHFSDVEISELNFAIVAINAWNRLGITSRMEPGSLDVAYGLNKANLE, translated from the coding sequence ATGAGCACACGCGTAAACCACCACAAAGCGACACCTGCCCTCGCCAAAGCGCTTTCAGACCTGAGCATGGCGGTGGCGAAAACCTCCATCGACCCGGCGCTGAAGCACCTGATCGACATTCGCGTTTCGCAGCTGAATGGCTGTACTTTCTGCCTGGATATGCATTCGAAAGAGGCCAAAATTGCCGGAGAACGCGAGCTGCGCCTCTATCATCTGGCGGCATGGCGCGAATCTCAACTGTTTAGCGCCCGTGAAAAAGCAGCGCTGGCCTTTAGCGAAGCGCTGACGCAAATTGGCGCGCACGGGGTGAGCGATGCGCTGTACCGCAGCGTGGCGGAGCATTTCTCAGACGTAGAGATTTCGGAGCTGAATTTCGCCATCGTAGCGATCAACGCCTGGAACCGGCTGGGGATCACCTCGCGCATGGAGCCTGGCTCGCTGGATGTGGCTTACGGGCTGAACAAGGCTAACCTGGAATAG
- a CDS encoding HlyD family secretion protein encodes MMTPEQKFARWVRVSIASFLLMFVYFIVADIWIPLTPDSTVMRVVTPVSARVSGYVSAVHVHNNSQVKKGDLLFELDDTPFRNKVEAAQIALEQARLTNDQLDAQIASAQASLKTAVLTARNDKVTFDRYQKLSSLQNVSQADLDKVRTAWQSSEQSVSSLEANIHNLRIQRGERDEHRNVTLQKYRNALDEAALNLGWTKVYAEADGTVSNLQLSPGFYASSGSASLALVNNQIDIVADFREKSLRHTHQGTPAAVVFDAFPGRVFRARVTSSDAGILAGQEAVNGQLSQPETSNRWVRDAQRMRIHVALEEQLPKHLPTGARATVQLYNSEGPFARFFSGMQIHLVSLLHYVY; translated from the coding sequence ATAATGACTCCTGAACAAAAGTTTGCCCGCTGGGTAAGGGTAAGTATTGCCTCTTTCCTGCTGATGTTTGTCTATTTTATCGTCGCGGATATCTGGATCCCGCTGACGCCGGATTCCACCGTAATGCGCGTGGTGACCCCGGTTTCTGCGCGCGTTTCCGGCTATGTTTCGGCCGTCCATGTGCACAATAACAGCCAGGTCAAGAAAGGCGATCTGCTGTTTGAGCTGGATGACACACCGTTTCGTAACAAGGTTGAAGCGGCGCAAATCGCGCTGGAACAGGCTCGTCTTACCAACGACCAACTGGATGCGCAGATCGCCTCTGCGCAGGCTAGCCTGAAAACGGCGGTGCTGACGGCGCGCAATGATAAAGTCACCTTTGACCGTTACCAGAAGCTGAGTAGCCTGCAGAACGTCTCGCAGGCGGATCTGGATAAAGTCCGCACCGCCTGGCAGAGCAGCGAGCAGTCCGTGAGCTCCCTTGAGGCCAACATCCATAATCTGCGCATTCAGCGCGGCGAACGGGATGAACACCGTAACGTGACGCTGCAAAAATACCGCAACGCCCTTGATGAGGCCGCGTTGAACCTCGGCTGGACGAAGGTCTACGCAGAAGCGGACGGTACGGTAAGTAACCTGCAGTTAAGCCCCGGTTTTTATGCCTCATCCGGCTCGGCCTCGCTGGCGCTGGTCAATAACCAGATCGACATCGTGGCGGATTTCCGTGAAAAAAGCCTGCGTCATACTCATCAGGGAACTCCCGCCGCGGTGGTGTTTGATGCCTTCCCGGGTCGGGTATTCCGTGCTCGTGTTACCAGTAGCGATGCGGGGATCCTGGCCGGGCAGGAAGCGGTAAATGGCCAGTTGTCTCAGCCGGAGACGTCCAACCGCTGGGTGCGTGATGCCCAGCGTATGCGCATTCACGTGGCGCTGGAGGAACAATTGCCGAAGCACTTGCCCACCGGCGCGCGTGCGACCGTGCAGCTCTATAACAGTGAAGGGCCCTTTGCGCGCTTCTTTTCCGGCATGCAAATCCACCTGGTGAGCCTGCTTCACTATGTCTATTAA
- a CDS encoding response regulator transcription factor: MEHIVYVVDDDDAVRQSVTGLLESAGLNAIGFSSAETFLKHHFEELPSCVILDMQMPAISGFEVADALKASGREIPIIFLTGHGTIPMSVRAIKGGAYEFLTKPVESGALIDAIESALKLAQSNAAQFREHYALKQRHLSLTPREQEVLQLAINGLLNKQIAAELGVSEITVKVHRRRVMDKMQVRSVAELARAVERLSKSLPAE, translated from the coding sequence ATGGAACACATTGTTTATGTGGTTGATGACGATGACGCAGTCAGACAGTCTGTTACCGGGCTACTGGAATCTGCAGGCTTAAACGCCATCGGGTTTTCTTCAGCAGAAACGTTCCTGAAACATCATTTTGAGGAGCTCCCCTCCTGCGTGATCCTCGATATGCAAATGCCTGCTATCTCCGGCTTTGAGGTAGCGGATGCCCTCAAGGCCAGCGGACGTGAGATACCGATTATCTTTCTCACCGGCCATGGTACGATCCCCATGTCGGTGCGGGCCATCAAGGGCGGCGCCTACGAATTCCTCACCAAACCCGTTGAATCCGGGGCGTTAATTGACGCCATTGAATCGGCGTTAAAGCTGGCGCAAAGCAATGCCGCTCAGTTCAGGGAGCACTACGCCCTGAAACAACGCCACCTGTCCCTGACCCCGCGCGAACAGGAAGTGCTGCAGCTGGCGATAAACGGCCTGCTGAACAAGCAGATCGCCGCCGAACTGGGCGTCAGCGAAATAACGGTTAAAGTGCATCGCCGCCGCGTGATGGACAAAATGCAGGTGCGCTCCGTGGCGGAGCTGGCCCGGGCCGTTGAGCGCCTGAGCAAAAGCCTGCCAGCGGAATAA
- a CDS encoding cupin domain-containing protein: MAYQLNLNWPEFLEKYWQKQPVVLKKAFPNFVDPITADELAGLAMEPEVDSRLVSQSNGKWQASNGPFEHFDNLGETGWSLLAQAVNHWHMPAAELVRPFRALPDWRLDDLMISFSVPGGGVGPHIDQYDVFIIQGMGRRRWRVGDKLPVRQFCPHPALLHVDPFEPIIDEDLAPGDVLYIPPGFPHDGFTHENAMNYSVGFRGPNGRDLISSFADYALENDLGGEHYSDPDLTCREHPGRVEQYELERVRKMMIEMINKPEDLTKWFGSFISTPRHELDIAAAEPPYAPEEVLDALQGGETLSRLSGLRVLNINGNIFINSEQLETVEPLAADVLCRYTELGQAELGDALNNPAFVEELTGLVNQGYWFFDE; this comes from the coding sequence ATGGCGTATCAACTGAATCTGAACTGGCCGGAATTTCTTGAAAAATACTGGCAAAAACAACCCGTTGTGCTTAAAAAAGCCTTCCCGAATTTTGTCGATCCGATCACTGCCGATGAGCTTGCCGGTCTGGCGATGGAGCCAGAGGTCGATAGCCGTCTGGTGAGCCAATCCAATGGCAAATGGCAGGCCAGCAATGGTCCGTTTGAGCACTTCGATAACCTCGGTGAGACCGGCTGGTCGCTGCTGGCGCAGGCGGTAAACCACTGGCATATGCCTGCGGCGGAGCTGGTGCGCCCGTTTCGTGCGCTGCCGGACTGGCGTCTTGATGACCTGATGATCTCCTTCTCCGTCCCGGGCGGCGGCGTGGGTCCACATATCGACCAGTATGATGTCTTTATTATTCAGGGGATGGGGCGCCGCCGCTGGCGGGTGGGCGATAAGCTGCCGGTGCGTCAGTTTTGCCCGCACCCCGCGCTGCTGCATGTCGATCCCTTTGAGCCAATCATTGACGAAGATCTGGCCCCGGGCGATGTCCTCTATATTCCGCCAGGATTCCCGCATGACGGCTTCACCCACGAAAACGCGATGAACTATTCCGTCGGTTTTCGTGGGCCAAACGGCCGCGATCTGATCAGCAGCTTTGCGGATTACGCCCTGGAAAACGATCTGGGCGGCGAGCATTACAGCGACCCGGATCTGACCTGCCGTGAGCATCCCGGGCGCGTGGAGCAATACGAACTCGAACGCGTTCGTAAGATGATGATCGAGATGATCAATAAACCTGAAGATCTCACTAAATGGTTCGGTAGCTTCATTTCCACGCCGCGTCATGAGCTGGATATTGCCGCCGCCGAGCCGCCATACGCGCCTGAAGAGGTGCTGGACGCGTTGCAGGGGGGGGAAACCTTGTCTCGCCTGAGCGGCCTGCGGGTGCTGAATATCAATGGCAACATCTTCATCAATAGCGAACAGCTTGAAACGGTAGAGCCATTGGCCGCGGATGTGCTGTGCCGCTATACCGAGCTTGGTCAGGCAGAGCTTGGGGACGCGCTAAATAACCCGGCGTTTGTAGAAGAACTTACCGGGCTGGTTAACCAGGGATACTGGTTCTTCGACGAGTGA
- a CDS encoding MarR family winged helix-turn-helix transcriptional regulator, with amino-acid sequence MRGEELFSRRPMGMRMAMVVRQWRAVIDDAILETGLTQSSWTVMMQLQQLGENVSVSELAEVQGIELPPLMRTLTQLEKQGYLLRTVSPYDKRIRLLTLTPAGNAVLKTLTQVIETFQARVSHNIAPEHIDIFSATLNQIACNLRTIREEDNKTQK; translated from the coding sequence ATGCGTGGAGAAGAGCTGTTTAGCCGCAGGCCGATGGGCATGCGGATGGCAATGGTTGTGCGCCAGTGGCGTGCGGTGATCGATGATGCCATTCTCGAGACCGGGTTAACCCAGTCGAGCTGGACGGTGATGATGCAGCTGCAGCAGCTTGGCGAAAACGTCTCGGTCAGCGAGCTGGCAGAGGTACAGGGTATTGAACTGCCGCCGCTGATGCGCACTCTGACCCAACTCGAAAAACAGGGTTATCTGCTGCGCACCGTCTCGCCTTATGACAAGCGCATCCGGCTGTTAACGCTGACGCCAGCGGGAAATGCCGTACTCAAAACGCTCACTCAGGTGATCGAGACCTTTCAGGCTCGCGTATCGCACAACATCGCGCCGGAACATATCGACATTTTCAGCGCCACATTGAATCAAATCGCCTGCAATTTGCGGACAATCCGCGAAGAAGATAACAAGACCCAAAAATAA
- a CDS encoding ATP-dependent Clp protease proteolytic subunit yields the protein MPYTLKSSDDKEKAEGKNDAGALQQKLLESRSIVISGEINQALAEKVMTQLILLQSVSNDPIKLYINSQGGHVEAGDTIHDFIKFIRPDVHVIGTGWVASAGITIFLAAKKEHRYSLPNTRFMIHQPLGGVRGQATDIEIEAREIIRMLDRVNKLIADATGQPLEKVKKDTDRNFWMSPAEALDYGIVGKMIHHYDDLKLD from the coding sequence ATGCCATACACACTGAAAAGCAGCGACGATAAAGAGAAAGCGGAAGGGAAGAACGACGCGGGCGCGCTGCAGCAAAAACTGCTGGAGTCCCGTTCAATTGTGATCTCTGGCGAGATAAACCAGGCGCTGGCTGAGAAAGTCATGACTCAACTTATCCTGCTGCAAAGCGTGAGTAACGACCCGATTAAGCTGTACATCAACAGCCAGGGCGGCCACGTCGAAGCGGGCGATACCATTCACGATTTCATTAAGTTCATCCGTCCGGATGTTCACGTGATCGGCACCGGCTGGGTGGCGAGCGCCGGGATCACCATCTTCCTGGCGGCAAAAAAAGAGCACCGCTACTCCCTGCCGAATACCCGCTTCATGATCCACCAGCCTTTGGGCGGCGTACGCGGTCAGGCGACGGATATTGAAATTGAAGCACGCGAAATCATCCGCATGCTGGATCGCGTGAACAAGCTTATCGCTGACGCCACCGGCCAGCCGCTGGAAAAAGTGAAAAAAGATACCGACCGTAACTTCTGGATGTCTCCGGCGGAAGCGCTGGACTACGGCATTGTCGGTAAAATGATCCACCATTATGACGATTTGAAGCTGGATTAA
- a CDS encoding DUF2767 domain-containing protein: MTMQSNRTEISLALGEAVLDIVQKGHEVSRENLAQAMKIKAEKERDDERLLNYWKACNLLV, translated from the coding sequence ATGACGATGCAATCAAATCGTACAGAGATTTCACTGGCACTTGGGGAAGCGGTATTAGACATCGTGCAGAAAGGCCATGAAGTGTCACGAGAAAATCTGGCCCAGGCGATGAAAATCAAAGCGGAAAAAGAGCGCGATGATGAACGGCTTCTGAATTACTGGAAAGCCTGTAATTTGCTGGTCTAA
- a CDS encoding PLP-dependent aminotransferase family protein codes for MKPGYHQIYTRYRDNITRGVLKPGDKVPAIRVLAEELKVARKTVETAYAILTGEGYLVSQGARGTRVNPDLLLTAKSAPAPQPTGVLPASLISQRERAGFLRPGIPALDSFPYKKWLLLAGQATRSMRQEEMLNPPVLGWFPLREAIARYLNISRGLACSAEQVLITSGYSGSLRLIFDTLASRSDKVVFEDPGYFMGQQLLKRIVPRLHTVPVDRFGIDTDYLLRHHRDARFALVTPSHQSPLAVTLTLPRKQQLLDWASENDAWIIEDDYDGEFHYTRKVLPSLKSLDRHDRVIFMGTFSKTIMPSLRIGYVVMPACTVEAFTDCADIVTSGQPVLTQKILTAFLNEGHFFRHLKKMRALYQIRRDWTIGALKAVYGDLFFTGQNDGGMHIVAFLAKGSCDREIAHCWQGQQLQVNALSEWYCGSDKRYGLVMGYNNVQTYQQVLDLLERPKQQTLEILR; via the coding sequence ATGAAGCCTGGCTATCACCAAATCTACACCCGATATCGGGACAACATCACGCGCGGCGTACTTAAGCCTGGCGACAAAGTCCCTGCCATCCGCGTGCTGGCCGAAGAGCTGAAGGTGGCGCGCAAAACCGTCGAAACGGCATATGCCATCCTGACGGGCGAAGGATATCTGGTCAGCCAGGGCGCACGCGGCACGCGGGTGAACCCGGATCTGTTGCTGACGGCGAAAAGCGCGCCAGCACCACAGCCCACCGGGGTGCTGCCAGCCTCGCTGATAAGCCAGCGCGAGCGGGCCGGATTTTTACGCCCGGGCATTCCGGCCCTGGACAGTTTCCCCTACAAAAAATGGCTACTGCTGGCAGGCCAGGCGACGCGATCGATGCGCCAGGAGGAGATGCTGAACCCGCCGGTGCTGGGCTGGTTTCCACTGCGCGAGGCCATCGCCCGCTATCTTAATATCTCCCGCGGCCTCGCCTGCAGCGCTGAGCAGGTGCTGATCACCAGCGGCTACAGCGGCAGCCTGCGCCTGATCTTCGACACGCTTGCCAGCCGCAGCGATAAAGTGGTGTTTGAAGATCCGGGCTATTTTATGGGCCAGCAGTTGCTCAAGCGGATTGTGCCACGGTTACACACCGTTCCCGTCGATCGTTTCGGAATCGATACCGACTATCTGCTGCGTCATCATCGCGATGCGCGCTTTGCCCTCGTCACCCCGTCGCACCAAAGCCCGCTGGCGGTCACGCTCACCCTGCCGCGCAAACAGCAGCTTCTGGACTGGGCGAGCGAGAATGACGCCTGGATCATCGAAGATGATTACGACGGCGAATTTCATTACACCCGTAAAGTGCTCCCGTCGCTGAAAAGCCTCGATCGGCACGACCGGGTGATCTTTATGGGCACCTTCAGTAAAACCATCATGCCCTCGCTACGCATAGGCTACGTAGTAATGCCCGCCTGCACCGTTGAGGCGTTTACCGACTGCGCGGACATCGTTACCAGCGGCCAGCCGGTGCTGACGCAAAAGATCCTCACGGCATTTCTGAACGAGGGCCATTTTTTTCGCCATCTCAAGAAAATGCGCGCCCTTTATCAAATCCGCCGTGACTGGACGATCGGCGCGCTTAAGGCGGTGTATGGCGATCTGTTCTTCACCGGGCAAAACGATGGCGGAATGCATATCGTGGCGTTTCTGGCGAAAGGCAGTTGCGATCGCGAGATCGCCCATTGCTGGCAGGGGCAACAGCTACAGGTGAACGCGCTGTCAGAGTGGTATTGCGGCTCGGATAAACGATACGGGCTGGTGATGGGCTATAACAACGTGCAGACCTACCAGCAGGTGCTGGATTTGCTGGAAAGGCCGAAGCAGCAGACGCTTGAGATTTTGCGCTAA
- the foxA gene encoding ferrioxamine B receptor FoxA — MSLERVMFAKSRLALLVGWVTGSVAFPLLAQDGQKTDTLVVTSQMQSAATKIETPDSETPQAVSIVTREQFEEQGATSVRQAVSYTPGVYSNQIGASNRFDYIVLRGFSDGSLDNIYLDGLKMMGDTNSHSSLVVDPWFLDSIEVVRGPASVLYGRSSPGGIVALTSRKPSFDRGGEIKLFAGNNNQRGAMFDVTGPLDANDRVAVRLSGMTRYADSQFDPLKEERYALMPSLTWRITDNTRLEVMAYLHRDPKGGSHSGLPYEGTVVPRYGNKIANTFFEGEDDYDKYDRRENMVGYNVEHLFDSGWSVRQKLRYLHTKVELNQVYAAGWLNDTELNRGYSGSDEKMNAITLDNQLDGSVDTWAVNHRLLIGMDYQDRTNNVTGYYGGFPAIDAFHPVYGAPPDYITQYSREKHKLRQTGYYLQDQMSFDRWRLTLGGRYDRVSVSNVDNFNHTRSDLDKSNFSSRAALLYLFDNGVAPYVSYSTAFTPTSFADEQGNILDPMKGKQWEAGVKYEPEGMNSQFSASVFRINQKNIATKEEPTDPYRSIGEIESEGVELEAIGQLTDSLRMQAAYTYTDIRYKKSSPEEQGKRAVYAPRNMASAWLSYDVKTGPLDGLTVGSGVRYVNGVTSDRQNTHTLPSYTLVDMAVGYDLSKVGLKGVSAQVNVNNLTDKSYVAACNSLSYCYFGAERSILGSVSWSF; from the coding sequence ATATCTTTGGAGAGGGTTATGTTTGCTAAATCGCGTCTGGCACTGCTGGTAGGCTGGGTCACCGGGAGCGTCGCTTTTCCTTTGTTGGCGCAGGATGGCCAAAAAACGGATACCCTGGTGGTCACCTCGCAGATGCAGTCTGCCGCCACCAAGATTGAAACGCCGGATAGTGAAACCCCGCAGGCGGTCTCTATCGTGACCCGCGAGCAGTTCGAGGAGCAGGGCGCAACCAGCGTGCGTCAGGCGGTGAGCTACACGCCGGGGGTCTACAGTAACCAGATTGGCGCCTCAAACCGCTTTGATTACATTGTGCTGCGCGGCTTTTCCGACGGCAGCCTGGATAACATCTATCTCGATGGCCTGAAGATGATGGGAGACACTAACTCCCACAGTTCGCTGGTGGTTGATCCCTGGTTTTTGGACAGTATTGAAGTCGTTCGCGGCCCGGCCTCCGTATTGTACGGACGCTCCTCGCCTGGAGGGATTGTGGCCCTCACATCGCGTAAACCGTCGTTTGACCGGGGCGGAGAGATTAAGCTGTTCGCCGGTAACAATAACCAGCGCGGCGCGATGTTCGACGTCACCGGCCCGCTCGACGCTAACGACCGCGTGGCGGTGCGCCTTAGCGGGATGACCCGTTACGCTGATTCCCAGTTCGATCCGCTCAAAGAAGAACGTTACGCGCTGATGCCGAGCCTGACCTGGCGCATCACGGATAATACGCGTCTGGAGGTGATGGCTTACCTGCACCGCGACCCGAAAGGCGGTAGCCACTCGGGCCTGCCGTATGAGGGCACCGTCGTACCGCGCTATGGCAACAAAATCGCCAACACCTTCTTTGAAGGCGAGGATGATTACGATAAGTACGATCGCCGGGAAAATATGGTCGGCTACAACGTTGAACATCTGTTCGATAGCGGCTGGTCGGTGCGCCAGAAGCTACGTTACCTGCACACGAAAGTGGAGCTGAACCAGGTGTATGCCGCAGGCTGGCTCAACGACACCGAGCTGAACCGCGGCTATTCCGGCTCCGATGAGAAGATGAATGCCATTACCCTCGATAACCAGCTCGACGGCAGCGTTGATACCTGGGCCGTGAACCACCGGTTGCTGATCGGTATGGATTATCAGGATCGCACCAACAACGTTACCGGCTATTATGGCGGCTTCCCGGCGATTGACGCGTTCCATCCGGTTTACGGCGCCCCACCGGACTACATCACCCAGTACAGCCGGGAAAAACATAAGCTGCGCCAGACGGGTTACTATCTGCAGGACCAAATGTCCTTTGACCGCTGGCGTCTGACGCTCGGTGGCCGTTACGATAGGGTGAGCGTCTCGAATGTTGACAACTTTAATCATACCCGTAGCGATCTGGATAAGAGCAACTTCAGCAGCCGTGCGGCCTTGCTGTATCTGTTTGATAACGGCGTGGCGCCGTACGTGAGCTACTCCACGGCCTTTACGCCTACCAGCTTTGCCGACGAGCAGGGCAACATCCTTGATCCGATGAAGGGCAAGCAGTGGGAGGCGGGCGTGAAATATGAACCGGAGGGGATGAACAGCCAGTTCAGCGCCTCGGTATTCCGTATTAACCAGAAGAATATCGCCACCAAAGAAGAGCCGACCGATCCGTACCGTTCGATCGGTGAAATCGAGTCTGAAGGGGTTGAGCTGGAGGCGATTGGTCAGTTGACCGACAGCCTGCGCATGCAGGCGGCGTACACGTACACCGATATTCGCTACAAGAAGAGCAGCCCGGAGGAGCAGGGCAAGCGCGCCGTCTATGCGCCGCGTAATATGGCCAGCGCCTGGCTAAGTTACGACGTCAAAACCGGCCCGCTGGACGGCCTGACCGTGGGCTCTGGCGTGCGCTATGTGAACGGCGTTACCAGCGATCGACAGAACACCCACACGCTGCCGTCTTACACGCTGGTGGATATGGCGGTGGGTTATGACCTGTCGAAGGTGGGGCTGAAGGGCGTGAGTGCGCAGGTGAACGTCAATAACCTGACCGATAAAAGCTACGTGGCGGCGTGTAATTCGCTCTCTTACTGCTATTTCGGGGCGGAGCGCAGCATCCTGGGCAGTGTTTCCTGGTCATTCTAA
- a CDS encoding helix-turn-helix transcriptional regulator, with translation MLQSKNRSAKRIYFVEDFHGFGERYGIEYRFPQLQDARASASPVLHGDVEEMMLSSGIALTHSDVRVLQPYETTSRHNSPLYMLVVLDGCVTLSLNGHEYRVGAGMAFSSRLSEEQVMSAHHDADSILKTLSFGVYPGESRRECLLESVLLEWQNLSAPTFVWHVPGFVLTGIQHAQQDGLSAVSRKLLLEGLMYQLLGHGLNQRMQNGPNRPEHTRLERVRSLLEQAPEQNHTLTQLAALAAMSQSSLRSKFRQRYGCALFDYLRDCRLALARRYLLEGFSVQQTAWMCGYQHATNFSTAFRRHYGISPGDVRKTR, from the coding sequence ATGCTCCAGAGTAAAAACAGGTCGGCAAAACGCATTTACTTCGTTGAGGATTTTCACGGCTTCGGCGAGCGCTACGGCATTGAGTATCGTTTCCCGCAGCTTCAGGATGCGCGGGCCTCCGCAAGCCCGGTCCTGCATGGCGATGTAGAAGAGATGATGCTCTCGTCAGGGATCGCCTTGACCCACTCGGATGTCCGCGTTTTACAACCCTACGAAACCACGTCCCGCCATAACAGCCCGCTCTATATGCTGGTAGTGCTCGACGGATGCGTGACGCTCAGCCTGAACGGGCATGAATACAGGGTGGGAGCTGGTATGGCATTCAGCTCCCGGCTGAGCGAGGAGCAGGTGATGAGTGCGCATCATGACGCCGACAGTATCCTGAAGACGCTCTCGTTTGGCGTCTATCCTGGAGAGAGTAGACGTGAGTGTTTACTGGAATCAGTGCTGCTGGAGTGGCAAAACCTTAGCGCGCCGACCTTTGTCTGGCACGTTCCCGGGTTTGTGCTGACCGGCATCCAGCATGCCCAGCAGGACGGGCTGAGCGCGGTATCCCGCAAGCTGTTGCTGGAGGGGCTAATGTACCAGCTGCTGGGGCACGGGCTGAATCAGCGCATGCAAAACGGCCCGAACCGACCCGAGCATACGCGGCTGGAACGCGTGCGTAGCCTGCTGGAACAGGCGCCGGAGCAGAACCATACCCTCACTCAACTGGCCGCGCTCGCGGCAATGAGCCAGAGCAGCCTGCGCAGTAAGTTTCGCCAGCGTTACGGTTGCGCGCTGTTTGATTATCTGCGTGATTGCCGCCTGGCCCTGGCGCGTCGTTATCTGCTGGAAGGCTTTAGCGTGCAGCAGACGGCGTGGATGTGCGGGTATCAGCATGCCACGAACTTCTCGACCGCGTTTCGCCGCCACTACGGTATTTCACCGGGCGATGTGCGTAAAACGCGCTAA